A genome region from Desulfovibrio sp. includes the following:
- a CDS encoding ATP-binding protein — translation MRIVIASGKGGAGKTTVTACLASQWTGDLMLADADVEAPNLHLLLHPSLAEPETVCLEVPELLAERCTGCGACRPMCSYGAIAMLGAKPMYFQDMCHGCGGCFAVCPEQALRVAQRELGALLLGTARAGERSVPFLMGRTRVGEAMTPPLLRAQERRLAAELMAHPADVLMDAPPGVSCPAMTAARNADAVLLVAEPTPFGLYDFKLAHAAFAQLGRPVALVINRVGMQGNAACEEEMRAWCAGAKLPVLAELPFEREAAEAYAHGVPPTEDQGATGQQWRQSFAELAAKLRNFAEGARHA, via the coding sequence CCTGCCTTGCCTCACAGTGGACAGGCGACCTCATGCTGGCCGACGCCGATGTGGAAGCGCCCAACCTGCATCTTTTGCTGCACCCAAGCCTTGCAGAGCCTGAAACGGTCTGCCTTGAAGTGCCGGAACTGCTGGCAGAAAGATGCACTGGCTGTGGCGCTTGCCGCCCCATGTGTTCCTATGGCGCTATTGCCATGCTGGGCGCAAAGCCCATGTATTTTCAGGATATGTGTCACGGCTGCGGCGGCTGTTTTGCGGTGTGTCCGGAACAGGCGCTGCGCGTGGCACAGCGCGAGCTGGGCGCGTTGCTGCTGGGCACGGCCCGGGCTGGCGAACGAAGCGTGCCATTTCTTATGGGGCGCACCCGTGTGGGTGAGGCCATGACCCCGCCGTTGCTGCGCGCGCAAGAGCGCAGGCTGGCGGCAGAGCTCATGGCCCACCCCGCGGATGTACTTATGGATGCGCCACCCGGCGTGAGCTGCCCGGCCATGACCGCTGCCCGCAACGCCGATGCCGTGCTGCTGGTGGCGGAACCCACACCCTTTGGTCTGTACGATTTCAAGCTGGCCCATGCGGCTTTTGCACAGCTGGGGCGACCTGTTGCCTTGGTTATCAACCGCGTGGGCATGCAGGGCAATGCTGCGTGCGAGGAAGAGATGCGCGCCTGGTGCGCCGGGGCCAAACTGCCTGTTTTGGCAGAACTGCCCTTTGAGCGCGAGGCCGCCGAGGCCTATGCGCACGGCGTACCTCCCACAGAGGACCAGGGCGCCACTGGGCAGCAGTGGCGGCAGAGTTTTGCCGAGCTTGCGGCAAAGCTGCGGAATTTTGCGGAGGGTGCGCGCCATGCATGA
- a CDS encoding response regulator receiver protein, with translation MKRSILLQTGRPAVFAPFVRELERQGCTVTTVADAAACKDCVQRQAPQLVVVDAPTHGQARQDVIGIMRVNALVHTAVVTDMAADAFHDAMEGLGILTSLPPAPGADDARRLLQLLNDVMA, from the coding sequence ATGAAGCGCTCCATCTTGTTGCAGACGGGCAGACCGGCCGTTTTTGCCCCCTTTGTGCGGGAGCTCGAGCGGCAGGGCTGCACCGTAACCACGGTTGCAGATGCCGCAGCCTGCAAGGATTGCGTGCAGCGACAGGCCCCGCAGCTGGTGGTGGTTGACGCGCCCACGCACGGGCAGGCACGGCAGGATGTTATAGGCATCATGCGTGTAAACGCGCTGGTGCATACAGCGGTTGTTACTGACATGGCGGCTGATGCCTTTCATGACGCCATGGAGGGGCTTGGCATTCTGACCTCGCTGCCGCCCGCACCCGGGGCGGATGACGCACGCCGCCTGTTGCAACTGCTGAACGACGTGATGGCCTGA
- a CDS encoding ATP-binding protein translates to MHEIVVVSGKGGTGKTTVCAAFAALAHARGQKAVLCDLDVDVPDMHILLNPQIQQREAFISGNTARINPDLCTACGRCAELCRFDAVHLADGVYSIDELGCEGCGVCHKLCPAGAVEFPERRCGEWYMSDTRLGPFVHAQLEPGQENSGRLVSQIKRQAREKAASLGADLVLCDGSPGVGCPVISSLSGAALAVAVVEPTPSGRHDFGRVAELCAHFRIPVTVLINKADLNAQETARIHAMIEEGGHHLLGELPFSSLVTQTMVRRQALTEENSALAEILAAAWERACALAAQPGRRGAKNSL, encoded by the coding sequence ATGCATGAGATTGTAGTTGTTAGCGGCAAGGGCGGCACAGGAAAGACAACGGTTTGCGCCGCATTTGCCGCGCTGGCGCATGCACGTGGGCAAAAGGCCGTGCTCTGCGATCTGGATGTGGACGTGCCTGACATGCACATTCTGCTGAACCCGCAGATACAGCAGCGCGAGGCCTTCATATCGGGCAACACGGCCCGCATCAATCCTGATCTCTGCACCGCATGCGGACGTTGTGCCGAGTTGTGCCGCTTTGACGCGGTGCACCTTGCCGACGGCGTATACAGCATTGACGAATTGGGCTGCGAGGGCTGCGGTGTGTGCCACAAGCTATGCCCGGCGGGGGCCGTGGAATTTCCTGAGCGGCGCTGCGGTGAGTGGTACATGAGCGATACACGCCTTGGCCCCTTCGTGCATGCCCAGCTTGAACCGGGACAGGAAAATTCCGGTCGGCTCGTGTCGCAGATCAAGCGTCAGGCCCGCGAAAAGGCTGCCAGCCTGGGGGCAGACCTTGTGCTCTGCGATGGTTCGCCCGGCGTAGGTTGCCCTGTTATCAGCTCTCTTTCCGGCGCGGCGCTGGCCGTGGCGGTGGTGGAACCCACCCCTTCGGGGCGGCACGACTTTGGCCGGGTGGCCGAGCTGTGCGCGCATTTTCGTATTCCCGTAACGGTACTCATCAACAAGGCCGACTTGAACGCGCAGGAAACAGCCCGTATCCACGCCATGATTGAAGAGGGGGGGCACCACCTGCTGGGCGAGCTGCCTTTCAGCTCACTGGTAACGCAGACCATGGTGCGGCGTCAGGCCCTTACGGAAGAAAATTCAGCCCTTGCCGAAATACTGGCCGCAGCCTGGGAGCGCGCGTGCGCCCTTGCTGCTCAGCCGGGGCGGCGGGGCGCAAAAAACAGTCTGTAA
- a CDS encoding NifB/NifX family molybdenum-iron cluster-binding protein, whose product MSKTILAIPSQMPGGLDSGMGMHFGHCDIYTIVELENGQVAGQSTLASIPHQQGGCLAPVQYLAAHGVNALLAGGMGMRPLMGFNQMGISVYYAGNQPTVGMAVQAFCQGKLTEFTPDQTCGGGH is encoded by the coding sequence ATGAGCAAGACTATTCTGGCAATTCCTTCGCAAATGCCCGGCGGCCTGGATTCCGGCATGGGCATGCATTTTGGTCATTGCGATATTTACACCATTGTTGAGCTGGAAAACGGGCAGGTGGCTGGTCAATCCACCCTCGCCTCCATTCCTCATCAGCAGGGCGGCTGTCTTGCTCCGGTACAGTACCTTGCCGCCCACGGTGTAAACGCGCTGTTGGCTGGCGGTATGGGCATGCGCCCCCTGATGGGTTTCAACCAGATGGGCATCAGCGTGTACTACGCTGGCAACCAGCCCACAGTGGGCATGGCCGTACAGGCTTTTTGCCAGGGCAAGCTGACAGAATTTACGCCCGACCAGACCTGCGGCGGCGGTCACTAG
- a CDS encoding DUF134 domain-containing protein: MPRPCHCRRVSALPKNSCFKPNGVPLHELEEVVLSLDGLEALRLADFEDLNMDEAAARMGVSRHTFGRLLRRARRSVAQALVLGQALRIEGGVCAVDAPEGHDAGATAKGAESAAGDLLVAVPSLMPGGPEAAPNAHFGRCQVYTLARVENGKITEMGVQPNPMHQGGDCGGPVQALLRLGVNTLLAGGMGMRPLQALQAAGIAVYYNASLPTVADCLNAFAAGRLVPFGPGHLCQGGCASKR, translated from the coding sequence ATGCCAAGACCTTGCCATTGCAGGCGCGTAAGCGCGCTGCCCAAAAACAGCTGTTTCAAACCCAACGGGGTTCCCCTGCACGAGCTTGAAGAAGTGGTGCTGTCGCTGGATGGCCTGGAGGCCTTGCGGCTGGCCGACTTTGAAGACCTGAACATGGATGAGGCCGCCGCCCGCATGGGTGTTTCGCGGCATACCTTTGGCAGGCTCTTGCGTCGCGCTCGTCGCAGTGTGGCGCAGGCCCTTGTGCTGGGGCAGGCCCTGCGCATTGAGGGCGGCGTGTGCGCGGTGGATGCCCCTGAGGGGCACGATGCAGGGGCAACTGCCAAGGGGGCAGAATCCGCAGCGGGCGACCTGCTGGTGGCTGTTCCCAGTCTGATGCCGGGTGGCCCTGAGGCTGCGCCCAATGCGCATTTTGGCAGATGCCAGGTCTATACGCTGGCCCGGGTGGAAAATGGAAAGATAACAGAGATGGGTGTGCAGCCCAACCCCATGCATCAGGGTGGCGACTGCGGCGGGCCGGTGCAGGCCCTCTTGCGGCTGGGGGTAAATACCCTGCTGGCTGGCGGCATGGGCATGCGCCCCTTGCAGGCTTTGCAGGCGGCGGGCATTGCCGTGTACTATAATGCCAGTCTGCCCACGGTGGCCGACTGTCTCAACGCCTTTGCCGCGGGCAGGCTTGTGCCTTTCGGCCCCGGGCATCTGTGCCAGGGCGGCTGCGCTTCCAAACGGTAG
- a CDS encoding MipA/OmpV family protein, which produces MRQKVLSCIAAVTILIGSVFAVQAEENKNTDNRWGFDLGIGGTVSTSEYRGVERLGTALPLLGYEGDRLYLRGLSGGVHVFKNENHEFNVQLSYLPQNFFASWSDSSAMKKLDDRYASAMVGINYRLHTDLGMLAATLSTDALGVNNGVMAVASYSYPVRFANMSLIPTLGVQWTDENYNDYYYGVSKSEAQASGLSHYSPQATLAPYGELTLRVGLSESWSAFASGKALFLGEEVSNSPMVEHSSKYSLSGGFLYAF; this is translated from the coding sequence ATGCGTCAAAAGGTGCTGTCGTGTATTGCAGCAGTAACCATTCTTATAGGGTCTGTGTTTGCAGTGCAGGCAGAAGAAAACAAAAACACCGACAACCGCTGGGGCTTCGACCTCGGCATTGGCGGCACGGTTTCAACGTCTGAATACCGGGGAGTGGAACGGCTGGGAACAGCCCTGCCCCTGCTGGGTTATGAGGGAGACAGGCTGTATCTGCGAGGGCTGAGTGGCGGCGTGCATGTATTCAAAAACGAAAACCACGAATTCAACGTGCAGCTTTCGTATCTGCCGCAGAATTTCTTCGCCTCGTGGAGCGACAGCTCGGCCATGAAAAAGCTTGATGACCGGTATGCATCGGCCATGGTGGGTATCAACTACCGGCTGCACACCGATCTGGGCATGCTTGCGGCCACGCTTTCTACCGATGCTCTGGGTGTGAATAACGGTGTAATGGCAGTTGCGTCATATTCCTATCCAGTCCGCTTTGCCAACATGTCACTTATTCCCACGCTTGGAGTGCAGTGGACCGACGAGAATTACAACGACTATTACTACGGTGTGAGCAAGAGCGAGGCTCAGGCCAGCGGGCTGAGCCACTACTCGCCTCAGGCAACCCTTGCCCCTTACGGAGAGCTTACCCTGCGGGTGGGCCTTTCGGAAAGCTGGAGCGCCTTTGCCAGTGGCAAGGCTCTGTTTCTGGGTGAAGAGGTCAGTAACAGCCCCATGGTTGAGCACAGCAGCAAGTACTCGCTGAGCGGGGGCTTTTTGTACGCATTCTAG